In a single window of the Zea mays cultivar B73 chromosome 5, Zm-B73-REFERENCE-NAM-5.0, whole genome shotgun sequence genome:
- the LOC100382271 gene encoding O-fucosyltransferase 23-like, producing the protein MNILLELKHLKLFSMPARPVICKGLLIVIALILLRAIVSPFLAIDSSEKKEFYESTAPDLLPRIRRDKFLEVPQIIWGLNNQKIAFARACLTARFLNRSLLMPSLSASLFYKEVDLLQPVSFDKVFDFNKFNARCHGFVRLAQYSEVSNRTEPFKLQKGTGRRWTADRDLDQLQQSIGSNVDDSEVIEIVGKNPFLWPDHWPVKDYAKIFDCLVLVPEIETEVVKVISKIREAGQRARHEAGGSHSKQRRDSSTNPPVPYVAVHMRIEKDWMIHCKKWEQRSKSHEICSSKEEIIHKVSQITDLRRPVVVYLAVADSLLEDDSITSGWRVGMVAYEKKKLGVTDIYDRQPYLIKSAIDFEVCSRADVFVGNSFSTFSNLVVLSRTERLYNLGKASSCGENIGLSSYAYNVMGDDGGPQRWMTDMSDTSLQRLSYGTNNVSCH; encoded by the coding sequence ATGAACATTCTACTTGAGCTTAAGCATCTCAAGCTCTTTAGCATGCCCGCAAGACCTGTCATCTGTAAAGGCCTTCTGATAGTGATTGCCCTTATTTTGTTGAGAGCAATTGTATCTCCTTTTCTTGCTATAGATTCATCTGAGAAGAAAGAATTTTACGAGTCCACAGCCCCTGACTTGCTTCCTAGAATTAGACGAGACAAGTTTCTTGAGGTCCCACAGATCATATGGGGGTTGAACAATCAGAAGATTGCATTCGCCAGAGCATGCTTGACTGCAAGATTCCTGAACAGATCCCTTCTCATGCCAAGCTTGAGTGCTTCTCTCTTCTACAAAGAGGTTGACTTGCTGCAGCCTGTCAGTTTTGACAAAGTGTTTGACTTTAACAAGTTCAATGCGCGTTGCCATGGCTTCGTAAGGTTAGCTCAGTATTCAGAAGTTTCAAATCGGACAGAGCCCTTCAAACTCCAAAAGGGGACCGGTAGAAGGTGGACGGCAGACAGAGATTTGGATCAACTACAGCAATCCATAGGCAGCAATGTGGATGACTCTGAAGTCATTGAAATCGTTGGGAAAAATCCATTTCTGTGGCCTGACCACTGGCCAGTCAAAGACTATGCCAAAATCTTCGATTGCCTTGTCTTAGTTCCTGAGATAGAAACCGAAGTGGTCAAGGTGATATCCAAGATTAGAGAGGCAGGCCAAAGAGCAAGACATGAAGCTGGGGGTTCTCATAGTAAGCAGAGGAGAGATAGCTCAACGAATCCGCCTGTACCGTATGTTGCTGTTCACATGAGAATAGAAAAAGATTGGATGATACATTGCAAGAAGTGGGAGCAGCGGTCCAAGTCACATGAAATCTGCAGTAGTAAAGAAGAGATCATTCATAAGGTCTCACAGATCACTGACCTACGTCGGCCGGTTGTTGTTTATCTTGCGGTAGCTGACAGCCTTCTTGAAGACGATTCAATAACCAGTGGGTGGAGAGTGGGTATGGTTGCTTACGAGAAGAAGAAGCTTGGTGTTACTGACATCTACGATCGTCAGCCATATCTTATAAAGTCTGCCATCGACTTCGAGGTGTGCTCGAGAGCAGACGTGTTTGTCGGCAACAGCTTCTCAACATTCTCCAACCTCGTAGTGCTGTCCAGGACAGAAAGGCTGTACAACCTGGGAAAGGCGAGCTCGTGTGGCGAGAACATCGGGCTTTCGTCGTATGCGTACAATGTCATGGGCGACGATGGTGGACCACAGAGATGGATGACAGATATGTCGGACACAAGCCTGCAGAGGTTAAGTTACGGAACAAATAACGTCTCATGCCACTGA
- the LOC100382579 gene encoding uncharacterized protein LOC100382579 → MVAEPEPQPLVHKVFSMAATSPSFSSSKKVRPAASAKGGGAAGGDGRVGILSFEVANAMSRAASLYRSLSDAEAARLLGPQCLGSHAVRALVPGDDARLLALALAEKLDALNRVAAVASRLGRRCAAPALAGFGHVYADLLAGRADAGALAAVASRSDAAPLVRRLDRVAAATAALYAELDALAELEQSARRPPTDQARRALEQRARWRRHDVRRLRDASLWNWTYDRAVLLLARAVCAIYGRIRLVFGDPVLGLDLLAMTGVGESGQCEQIPQLSGMVAADSGPVLQSSLSDGRSAPICRVDHPDMSRPVSFRSSCGASPGKMFMHCLSLSSSAPWTDMLEDEFSEDSSCISSTIRSGMLAPFSSEQGVPTTTTTTPPAPNSGSIGRKARRFGPKSTVTSLAPASTVGGSALALHYANIVIVVEKLLRYPHLVGEEARDELYQMLPRSLKLALRKSLRARARSTAIYDAFLAHDWRETLEKTTLAWLAPMAHNTVRWQAERSFEFEQQQQRVVSERSVLLLQTLYFADREKTEAAVCELLVGLNYICRYERQQNALLDCSSSDFDDCVEWQVQ, encoded by the coding sequence ATGGTGGCGGAGCCGGAGCCGCAACCGCTGGTGCACAAGGTGTTCTCGATGGCGGCGACGTCGCCGTCGTTCTCCTCCTCCAAGAAGGTGCGGCCGGCGGCGAGCGCCaagggcggcggcgcggcgggggGCGACGGCAGGGTGGGTATCCTGTCCTTCGAGGTGGCGAACGCCATGTCGCGAGCGGCGAGCCTCTACCGCTCGCTCTCCGACGCCGAGGCGGCGCGCCTGCTCGGCCCGCAGTGCCTCGGGAGCCACGCCGTGCGCGCGCTCGTGCCCGGCGACGACGCGCGCCTCCTGGCGCTGGCGCTCGCCGAGAAGCTGGACGCGCTGAACCGCGTGGCGGCGGTGGCCTCGCGCCTCGGCCGCCGGTGCGCGGCCCCGGCGCTCGCGGGCTTCGGCCACGTCTACGCCGACCTCCTGGCCGGCCGCGCCGACGCGGGCGCGCTCGCCGCCGTCGCCTCCCGCTCCGACGCCGCGCCGCTCGTGCGCAGGCTCGACCGcgtcgccgccgccaccgccgcgctcTACGCCGAGCTCGACGCGCTCGCCGAGCTCGAGCAGTCGGCGCGGAGGCCGCCCACGGACCAGGCCCGCCGCGCGCTCGAGCAGCGCGCGCGGTGGCGTCGCCACGACGTGCGCCGGCTCAGGGACGCGTCGCTCTGGAACTGGACCTACGACAGGGCCGTgctcctgctcgcgcgcgccgtgTGCGCCATCTACGGCCGCATCCGCCTCGTGTTCGGCGACCCCGTTCTGGGGCTCGACCTGCTGGCCATGACGGGAGTCGGCGAGTCGGGGCAATGCGAGCAAATCCCGCAGCTCTCCGGTATGGTGGCAGCAGATTCAGGCCCCGTACTCCAAAGCAGTCTCAGCGATGGCAGGTCAGCGCCGATCTGCAGAGTCGATCATCCAGACATGTCGCGGCCAGTGAGTTTTCGGTCGAGCTGTGGAGCCAGCCCCGGGAAGATGTTCATGCACTGCTTGAGCTTGAGTAGCTCAGCGCCATGGACGGACATGCTCGAGGACGAGTTCTCAGAAGATTCCAGCTGCATCAGCAGCACAATCAGATCAGGGATGCTTGCACCATTCAGCAGTGAGCAGGGGgtacccaccaccaccaccacaacgCCGCCAGCACCGAACAGTGGCAGTATCGGCAGAAAGGCGCGGCGGTTCGGTCCGAAGAGCACGGTGACATCGCTCGCGCCGGCGTCCACGGTCGGCGGCTCCGCCCTCGCGCTGCACTACGCgaacatcgtcatcgtcgtcgagaAGCTGCTCCGGTACCCGCACCTCGTGGGCGAGGAGGCGCGGGACGAGCTGTACCAGATGCTGCCGCGGAGCCTGAAGCTGGCGCTGAGGAAGAGCCTGAGAGCCCGCGCGAGGAGCACGGCGATCTACGACGCGTTCCTGGCGCACGACTGGCGGGAGACGCTCGAGAAGACGACGCTGGCGTGGCTCGCCCCCATGGCCCACAACACGGTCCGGTGGCAGGCCGAGCGGAGCTTCGAGTTCGAACAGCAGCAGCAGCGGGTCGTGTCGGAGCGGAGCGTGCTGCTGCTGCAGACGCTGTACTTCGCCGACCGGGAGAAGACGGAGGCGGCGGTCTGCGAGCTGCTCGTCGGCCTGAACTACATCTGCCGGTACGAGCGGCAGCAGAACGCGTTGCTTGACTGCTCTAGCAGTGACTTCGATGATTGTGTAGAATGGCAAGTCCAATAG
- the LOC100285337 gene encoding OVARIAN TUMOR DOMAIN-containing deubiquitinating enzyme 11, which produces MTEQQEGVSKSSSSSISSSTQESEEELTIGTLITEATNTTNSAKSLGKRLSHLDSIPHTPRVNGKIPDFNNATIDHESLLERLGTYGLAEYQIEGDGNCQFRALADQIFRNPDYHKHVRKAVVKQLKEFRKHYEGYVPMEYKVYLKKMKRSGEWGDHVTLQAAADRFAAKICLLTSFRDTCLVEIVPRDATPTRELWLSFWCEVHYNSLYAVEDLPTRKTKKKHWLF; this is translated from the exons ATGACAGAACAGCAGGAAGGTGTTAGCAAGAGCTCTTCCTCAAGTATTAGCAGCAGCACTCAGGAGAGTGAGGAGGAACTGACCATCGGTACCCTTATAACCGAAGCAACAAACACAACAAACAGTGCCAAGAGTCTTGGAAAGCGCCTTTCACACTTAGATTCGATCCCG CACACTCCACGTGTTAATGGGAAAATTCCAGATTTTAATAATGCGACAATTGATCATGAATCATTATTAGAAAG ATTAGGCACTTATGGCTTAGCTGAATATCAAATAGAAGGAGATGGGAATTGCCAG TTTCGAGCTCTGGCAGACCAGATATTCCGCAATCCTGACTATCACAAACATGTGAGGAAGGCGGTAGTGAAGCAG CTGAAGGAGTTCAGGAAACACTATGAAGGTTATGTGCCAATGGAATATAAGGTTTACTTGAAGAAAATGAAAAG GTCTGGGGAATGGGGTGATCATGTGACCTTACAGGCAGCTGCAGACAGG TTTGCTGCTAAAATATGTCTGTTGACATCGTTTAGAGACACATGCCTAGTTGAGATAGTCCCCAGAGATGCCACTCCAACAAGAG AGCTTTGGCTAAGTTTCTGGTGTGAAGTACACTACAATTCATTGTATGCAGTTGAAG ATCTTCCAACACGGAAAACTAAGAAGAAGCATTGGCTGTTCTAG